The following DNA comes from Hahella chejuensis KCTC 2396.
TTGCTCCTGGATCGGTGAGGGTTGCTCGTAACCCACGTCTTTAAGAGCGGACAAAAGAGAATCAGATAAACCAAGAGAAGCGAAATCTTTCGACAGCGCGGTTGCAGAATCAGTTGAAGACATTAATTCGGGACCTATCAGGGGGGCTGCTTTGCAGTGAATAAAAAATGGTCGCTAATTGTACAGATCTAGCATGAGGAATAACAGTAAAATTTTTAATGCCGGAGAAAAGTTACACGCGCTTACAAATGCGTAATCAATAGCTTGAGAGGCGGATGGGGAGTTTTTACTATGAAGTCGCCGCTAACCTGGGGCGAATCGGGAAATGTCCGGGGAGGCGGCTACTGCAGACGACGCGCCGGCCCCGGAGAGGGAAAGCCATTCGTCATACCACCGGTTCAACGACAACCAGACGCATTTTGCGACCTTCGAAGATGCGGTCCAGGATGTCATGCAAATCGGCGACGCTTTCGCTCTGGATGCGGAAGCGGAATTTGGCTCCTTTTTGGGTAAACGCATTGACTCTATACATTTTTCTTTCTCCCGAGATGGTTTATTTCGTCTACAGGAGTTAGATTAGGAAGTAAAACGACCATTGATGTCGCAAAAGAATGTATTCTTTAGTCTTCGCAAAGTTTTTATGGGGAACTGATGAGAACTTTTCTACGCCGCTTATCCATCCTGGCTTATTTGAAATCAGCCAGAGCGCCCAAATCCACCGAAGAGATCATAAACCATCTGATTTCCGCGGACTATATGGAAGAGGGCGGCGACCCGAATTCACAGAAGCGCCTGATCCAGCGCGATATGAATTTCCTGTACGGCAAAAACGAAATGGAGGACGAAGACGACGAGCCCGGCAACGAGTTCGGCCTGGAAGTGGTAAGGGGCGTTGGCAAAAGCCTGCTATGGAAACTAGACCCCTACTCCACCCTGCAATACGACTATGAAAAGATGCCTCAGTACATGGCCATCGCCTTCGCCATGGCCAAGAAGCATCTGTCCAACCTGCTGCCGCGCAATACGATATCGGAGCTGGAGCGCTTTTTCGCCCAGGCGGAGGAGCGTCTGGAGCAGTCGGAGAAATCCTTGTCGCCGCAGTTGTATAACCGTCTGCGGGATTCCGTGGAGTTCTATCAGCGCGGCCAGCGTCTGCAGCCTGCGGACTTTGATATTGAGCATCTGGACACGATCTATCGCGCTATTCTGAAAAACAAACAGGTGCTGTTCACTTATCGCGGCAAAGAGTATCGCGCCCACCCCTTTGGGGTCGCGATCCTGCTGCCGAAAATTTATCTGGTGGCGAAAAAAGATGAAGACATCGACACACCAGGGGCCTACCGACACTTCCTGCTGCACAAGATTGAACGCATCACCATGGATCAGCGCAGCTCCCGCGTGCCCAAGAAATTCCGACTGCGCGACTATCTGGAAGCGGGCAAAATGGACGTGTTCATCGATCCGGAAGACAACTCGGTTTACTCCATGAAGCTGCGCATCACGCCGGCTAACCCCTACAGCAATCTGATATCAGACCTGAGCGAAAACCCCATCGCCGTGGACCAGAAAATCAAACCCGCCACCGATGAGAGCGGCTCTTACATTCTCACCGCCAAAGTGCGACGCACTATCCAGCTACGTAACTGGTTGATGAATCTGGGCGCGGAGTGCAATGTAATGGAGCCACAGGAAATTCGCGACGATCTGATTTCCGCTCTGCGGGATACGCTGAGTAACTACGGAGCCTAAACCAACCACAGGAGTCCGCCATGCAGACAGCCACCCCAGCGCCGCCCTCGCCAGGTATGCGCAAGCTCAATCTGGCGGGATGGACGGCCACGTCGTTCCTGCGTCTCATGGCGGCTTTATTGACACTGCTCGGGCTAGCCGCCTGCGCCCATCAACCCACACCAAGCAAACCGGGTTTAACGACTCCCGGCGTTCATCCCATCACGCCAACGCAAGAGCAATTCTGGTGGCGCGCCTGCTTCAGAATGCCCTTTAACGACAACGGCGATCCAAACTGGAACATGGACCTGCTGTTGGCGGATCAAGTGGTCGCGCCCGTGCTGGCGCAGCATGCGGGAGCGTTGCCGTTATGGCGCTTTCACCGCCGCGCCGCGCCGGACGCCGCCGGCCATCAGTTCAGTCTTTTGTTTTATACAGACCCAAACACCGCCGGCCGGGTCTTCAAAGGCTTGGAGAGTTCGCCGATCGTTGCGCAACTCCTGCAAAGCGGCGATCTCAATCAGTTAGTGGTCAAATGCGGCTACCGCGATCCGACTTCCGACCTGCAGGCCACCAGTGATCCCAACTGGGAGCCTCACCTGCAGAAGACCTGGCCTTATTTCATCATGGGAGTCAGCGCCCATTGGCTGGCGTTGATCCAGTCATTCGGCGAGGATATTCCCACCCAGTCTGACGATACCGCATCCCTGCTGGAGCGTTACGGACAAATACGGCAGAAAGTCAGCGGCGTCTGGCAGGGACAAGGCCAGCATGCCTATCTGCATCATCTCAGCGCCCTGTTCGGTTACGAGCCGATGCTCATTCAGAAATTCATCCAGTTCTGATATGGACGCCGCCTCGCAATTCACCTATTTCGCCTATGGCTCCAACATGTCCCTGCTCCGTTTGCGCGCCCGCACGCCAAGCGCCCAGCTCATGGGTACGGGCTGGTTAGCAGGTTATCAACTGCGTTTTCACAAGGTTGGCCGGGATGCGTCCGCCAAGTGCGATATTTTCCATACCGGGACAATTGAGGACGTGGTCTACGGCGGTCTGTTCCTGATCGACGAGCAGGACCGATATGCTCTTGATCTCGCTGAAGGCGCCGGTAACGGCTATGATCCAGCCGACCTCAGCATAACGACAGAGAACAAAGCCGTTATGCAAGCGCTCACTTACGTTGCAACTATTACCGACGCATACCTCCTCCCCTTCGACTGGTATCTGGAGCATGTCTTGCGGGGCGCCGAGGCGCTGCGACTGCCGTCCAGCTATCTTGAAAGCCTGCGCGCAACCAGAGCCATCGCCGACTCAGACACTGAACGCGCCAAACGGGAATTGGCGATCTACCGCTCCACATAATTCCCGGTCCCGATGCATGCGCGCCTTCGTTAAATTTCTGGCTGCAAATTAACCAGTCGTTAACCGCGCCTTTGGAATAATTCCCTCATCCTGATTGCCAGTCCTGGCGCCGTCACAGCTTCAGTCACCCTGGTCCGGCATCAGAGCGAAGGAATATCAACGCCAAAGGAAACCGCTTATGTCGACGCCAGCCTTTCCGCCTCGCTAGCCGCGTCGCTCGGCCACATACCGGGCCAGACGCCATAGCGGGTTCGTCATTGTGCGTTCTTCACAACAAAACAAGTGCGAATCCATTCGCCGAAGAGATATAGCAAGCGCTCACATACAGGAACTATTCACCAGTCAAAAAAGGGAACTGATATGAAAATACGCTCAATCTCCATCCACACGTTCACCCTCGCCACTGTGCTGGCGGGAGCCTGGGGCGTTGCAGCGCAAGCCCAGGAAGCCCAGTCGGCAAGGGGGTATTTCTTCCCCGCGCTGATACCTTCCTATTTCGATAAAGAGCACTTTCTGGAGGATATCTCCATGGAGCGCTGTGAATTGAGCAACGGCTACCAATCCTGGTGCTACAGGCTGAAGGTTAAGAGCAATCCGGTGGAGGTCGGCCCCTTCTGCCCGGAAACCATCAATGATATCGGCGGCGTTTACCCTTATGACGGGGCGACCAATCCCGGTTTGCGGGTTTTGAAAAGGGATCTGTTCGAGGACATGGAGGCGGACGGCTACGATATCGTGGACGACGACGGCGCCATCCGCTTCATCATGATCAAAACCGGCGAAATACCTAATCTGGACCCAGACTTGTCCTACTGCATTGAGGTCGAACCCGATAACGAACTGCAACTCTCATACATGATTCCCGTCTTCTCCTGGCATGCCCAGGAATCCACGCCCATGGACGACGCATCCAAGATTGTCGGCTTATCCCTGATCGGGATGCCCATCAACGGCTTACCGCCCTCAGTAGCCAACGGCATTCCCGGCGCGCCCACCGGAACCGGCAGTATGCCAGCCCTGGACGCCTGCGGCGGACATATTAACGAGGGCTTCTACCATTCCCATATTTTCCCGGAAACCATTAATGAGATTTACGCCAGGCATCATATCGGCGACGTTCGCTGCGAAGCGGTGTATCCGAAAGGTTCCGGCGATCTGGTGGCCTACGCGATGGATGGATTCCCCATTTACACACACTTGGAATCGAATGGCGCTACACCAACCAACCTGGATGAGTGCAACGGCCATTTCGGCCCCACCATTCACTACCCGACCGGCATGTATCACTATCACTCCTCTTCGGCGGAAGACGTGAACATACCGC
Coding sequences within:
- a CDS encoding helix-turn-helix transcriptional regulator — protein: MRTFLRRLSILAYLKSARAPKSTEEIINHLISADYMEEGGDPNSQKRLIQRDMNFLYGKNEMEDEDDEPGNEFGLEVVRGVGKSLLWKLDPYSTLQYDYEKMPQYMAIAFAMAKKHLSNLLPRNTISELERFFAQAEERLEQSEKSLSPQLYNRLRDSVEFYQRGQRLQPADFDIEHLDTIYRAILKNKQVLFTYRGKEYRAHPFGVAILLPKIYLVAKKDEDIDTPGAYRHFLLHKIERITMDQRSSRVPKKFRLRDYLEAGKMDVFIDPEDNSVYSMKLRITPANPYSNLISDLSENPIAVDQKIKPATDESGSYILTAKVRRTIQLRNWLMNLGAECNVMEPQEIRDDLISALRDTLSNYGA
- a CDS encoding YHYH protein, translating into MKIRSISIHTFTLATVLAGAWGVAAQAQEAQSARGYFFPALIPSYFDKEHFLEDISMERCELSNGYQSWCYRLKVKSNPVEVGPFCPETINDIGGVYPYDGATNPGLRVLKRDLFEDMEADGYDIVDDDGAIRFIMIKTGEIPNLDPDLSYCIEVEPDNELQLSYMIPVFSWHAQESTPMDDASKIVGLSLIGMPINGLPPSVANGIPGAPTGTGSMPALDACGGHINEGFYHSHIFPETINEIYARHHIGDVRCEAVYPKGSGDLVAYAMDGFPIYTHLESNGATPTNLDECNGHFGPTIHYPTGMYHYHSSSAEDVNIPRCLKGVMAKQQLIVE
- a CDS encoding gamma-glutamylcyclotransferase family protein, with the protein product MDAASQFTYFAYGSNMSLLRLRARTPSAQLMGTGWLAGYQLRFHKVGRDASAKCDIFHTGTIEDVVYGGLFLIDEQDRYALDLAEGAGNGYDPADLSITTENKAVMQALTYVATITDAYLLPFDWYLEHVLRGAEALRLPSSYLESLRATRAIADSDTERAKRELAIYRST